Proteins from a single region of Verrucosispora sp. NA02020:
- a CDS encoding DUF5996 family protein, translating to MTDPVSMSWPSLRVSDWTDTRDTLHMWTQIVGKIRMAHAPMVNHWWQVTLYVSPRGLTTSAIPYGTGAFEIEFDFIGHRLDVRSSDGGVRSLPLRPMAVAEFYSRVMAMLDELGIAAPIRPRPNEVDPAIPFAEDHEHASYDGAAAALFWRQLVQANRVVGEFRSHFVGKVSPVHFFWGGMDLACTRFSGRSAPPHPGGMPNCGDWVMVEGYSRELSSCGFWPGGGAEGAFYSYAYPTPDGFAEQPVGPDGAFFSTEFQQFLLPYEVARAAPDPDRAVAEFLRTSYEAAANLGHWDRAALEDDPLRWQRTDAP from the coding sequence ATGACAGATCCGGTATCGATGAGTTGGCCGAGCCTGCGGGTGTCGGACTGGACCGACACCCGCGACACCCTGCACATGTGGACCCAGATCGTGGGCAAGATCCGTATGGCGCACGCCCCGATGGTCAATCACTGGTGGCAGGTGACGTTGTACGTGAGCCCACGCGGGTTGACGACGTCCGCCATCCCGTACGGGACGGGAGCCTTCGAGATCGAGTTCGACTTCATCGGCCACCGGCTCGACGTGCGTAGCAGCGACGGTGGGGTGCGGAGCCTTCCGCTGCGGCCGATGGCGGTCGCCGAGTTCTACTCGCGGGTGATGGCGATGCTCGACGAACTCGGGATCGCCGCACCGATCCGACCGCGCCCCAACGAGGTCGACCCGGCGATCCCGTTCGCCGAGGATCATGAGCATGCCTCCTACGACGGTGCGGCGGCGGCGCTGTTCTGGCGGCAGTTGGTGCAGGCGAACCGGGTGGTGGGTGAGTTCCGGTCGCATTTCGTGGGCAAGGTCAGTCCGGTGCATTTCTTCTGGGGCGGGATGGATCTGGCCTGCACCCGCTTCTCCGGCCGGTCGGCTCCGCCGCATCCGGGTGGGATGCCCAACTGTGGGGACTGGGTCATGGTCGAGGGCTACTCCCGCGAGTTGTCCAGCTGCGGGTTCTGGCCCGGCGGCGGTGCCGAAGGCGCCTTCTACTCGTACGCCTATCCCACACCGGACGGCTTCGCCGAGCAGCCGGTCGGCCCCGATGGCGCGTTCTTCAGCACCGAGTTCCAGCAGTTCCTGCTGCCGTATGAGGTGGCGCGTGCCGCACCGGATCCGGACCGTGCGGTCGCCGAGTTCCTGCGCACCAGCTACGAGGCCGCCGCGAACCTCGGCCACTGGGACCGCGCCGCGTTGGAGGACGACCCACTGCGCTGGCAGCGCACCGACGCACCCTGA
- a CDS encoding dihydrofolate reductase family protein: MGLLTFGLNLTVDGCVDHQEGIADDETHAFFTRLMDEAGAMLWGRVTYEMMESAWPAVARGDEQAPPALREWAVKLEAKPKYVVSSTRHHFPWANSHHIDGDLREGVQKLKDETPAGVLLGSGTLATELDRLDLIDEYELLIHPRIAGHGPTLHQGGLPGTRRLELVSAEPFRNGVVAVHYRRAR, encoded by the coding sequence ATGGGACTGCTCACCTTCGGACTCAACCTCACGGTGGACGGCTGCGTCGACCACCAGGAGGGGATCGCCGACGACGAGACGCACGCCTTCTTCACTCGTCTCATGGACGAGGCCGGGGCCATGCTGTGGGGCCGCGTCACCTACGAGATGATGGAGAGCGCCTGGCCGGCCGTCGCTCGCGGCGACGAACAGGCGCCGCCGGCCCTGCGTGAGTGGGCGGTCAAGCTGGAGGCCAAACCCAAGTACGTGGTGTCGTCGACGCGCCACCACTTCCCGTGGGCCAACAGCCACCACATCGACGGTGACCTGCGTGAGGGTGTGCAGAAGCTCAAGGACGAGACACCGGCCGGGGTCCTGCTCGGAAGCGGCACGCTGGCGACCGAGCTCGACCGGCTGGACCTGATCGACGAGTACGAGTTGCTCATCCACCCTCGGATCGCCGGCCACGGTCCGACGCTGCACCAGGGCGGGCTGCCCGGCACGCGCCGGCTCGAACTGGTCTCGGCGGAGCCGTTCCGCAACGGTGTGGTGGCCGTGCACTACCGTCGCGCGCGTTGA
- a CDS encoding asparaginase domain-containing protein: protein MNAAKVVALVGTGGTITGWSPSSLDLTGYAETESQRLSLAEVVAAVPEVADIAEIRQISLPAAPSHALDLPDMLGIAGHVRTALADDEVTGVVITHGTNTLEELAFLLELVLAPGKPVVLTAAMRPLSALSGDGPLNLVDAVRVAASPQAASRGPVVAMNGAIWSPRRVTKANTAGSDAFRSAELGPLGFVDPDGTVIFHHREEHTPPVLDVMGASVPRVDLVVSYPGADGVLVDAAVAAGAAGLVSAGTGAGFPTPAEHAALVRAVAAGVVVCQSYRSAAGRVRLSPRLRRAGIVAGQGLNPGKCRILLALALATGAEAGRIQELLDRVDGRERGDGPR, encoded by the coding sequence GTGAACGCAGCGAAGGTCGTCGCCCTGGTCGGCACCGGCGGCACGATCACGGGCTGGTCGCCGAGCAGTCTGGACCTGACCGGTTACGCGGAAACGGAGTCGCAGCGGCTGTCGCTGGCCGAGGTGGTGGCCGCCGTGCCGGAGGTCGCCGACATCGCCGAGATACGGCAGATCAGCCTCCCCGCAGCCCCGAGCCACGCCCTCGACCTGCCGGACATGCTCGGCATCGCCGGACACGTGCGCACCGCCCTGGCCGACGACGAGGTGACAGGGGTCGTGATCACCCACGGCACCAACACCCTCGAGGAACTGGCATTCCTGCTGGAGTTGGTGCTCGCACCCGGCAAGCCGGTGGTCCTCACCGCCGCGATGCGCCCGCTCTCGGCGCTGAGCGGGGACGGCCCGCTCAACCTCGTCGACGCGGTACGGGTGGCAGCCAGCCCACAGGCGGCGTCGCGGGGACCGGTGGTGGCGATGAACGGGGCGATCTGGTCACCCCGTCGGGTGACCAAGGCCAACACCGCCGGATCCGACGCCTTCCGCAGCGCTGAACTGGGACCGCTCGGCTTCGTCGACCCCGATGGCACCGTGATCTTCCACCACCGGGAGGAACACACCCCGCCGGTGCTGGACGTCATGGGCGCCTCCGTACCACGGGTGGATCTGGTCGTCTCCTATCCCGGCGCCGACGGGGTGCTGGTCGACGCGGCGGTCGCCGCCGGCGCGGCCGGTCTGGTCAGCGCCGGCACCGGTGCCGGATTCCCCACTCCCGCCGAACACGCCGCCCTGGTCCGCGCGGTAGCGGCTGGGGTGGTGGTGTGCCAGTCGTACCGCAGCGCTGCGGGCCGGGTGCGACTCAGCCCCCGACTGCGCCGAGCCGGCATCGTCGCCGGTCAGGGCCTCAACCCCGGCAAGTGCCGGATCCTGCTCGCGCTCGCCCTCGCCACGGGCGCCGAGGCCGGACGGATCCAGGAACTACTCGACCGCGTCGACGGCCGCGAACGGGGCGACGGACCGCGGTGA
- a CDS encoding flavodoxin family protein: MTATAIEKPDFTGLRAMYINCTLNRSPGRSHTQGVVDRSVAIMEASGVSVDQIRAVDHDIATGVRPDMTEHGWDGDEWPALLARVLAADILVIAGPIWLGDNSSVTRRVIERLYGYSGVLNEQGQYAYYGRVGGCLLTGNEDGLKHCAMSILYSLQHIGFTVPPQADAGWLGEVGPGPSYLDEGSGGPENDFTNRNTAFMTYNLLHLASMIRQAGGFPAYGNQRTAWDAGVHPDAANPEYR; encoded by the coding sequence ATGACCGCGACGGCGATCGAGAAGCCCGACTTCACCGGGCTGCGTGCGATGTACATCAACTGCACCCTCAACCGGTCTCCCGGCCGTAGCCACACCCAGGGGGTGGTCGACCGCAGTGTGGCGATCATGGAGGCGAGCGGGGTCAGCGTGGACCAGATCCGCGCGGTCGACCACGACATCGCCACCGGCGTACGACCCGACATGACCGAGCACGGGTGGGACGGCGACGAGTGGCCGGCGTTGCTGGCGCGGGTGTTGGCGGCCGACATCCTGGTCATCGCGGGTCCGATCTGGCTGGGTGACAACAGTTCGGTGACGCGTCGGGTGATCGAGCGGCTGTACGGCTATTCGGGTGTCCTCAACGAGCAGGGCCAGTACGCGTATTACGGGCGGGTCGGTGGCTGTCTGCTCACCGGCAACGAGGACGGCCTGAAGCACTGTGCGATGAGCATCCTGTACAGCTTGCAGCACATCGGTTTCACGGTGCCGCCGCAGGCCGATGCGGGGTGGCTCGGCGAGGTCGGCCCCGGGCCGTCCTACCTCGACGAGGGTTCTGGTGGGCCGGAGAACGACTTCACGAACCGCAACACGGCGTTCATGACGTACAACCTGCTGCACCTGGCGTCGATGATCCGCCAGGCCGGTGGGTTTCCGGCATACGGCAACCAGCGCACCGCCTGGGACGCGGGAGTGCATCCGGACGCCGCCAATCCCGAATACCGCTGA
- a CDS encoding type II toxin-antitoxin system VapC family toxin: MMIVLDTNVVSELMRAEPAPVVLAWIQRNSRAGLYTTAITVAEIRYGIARLPAGQRRESLHQAANEIFAAFPRQVLPFDLGAASAYADVVAGRDRLGHPIDGFDAQIAAICRAQAATLATRNTKDFTDTGIGVVDPWQEPSA; encoded by the coding sequence ATGATGATCGTTCTGGACACCAACGTCGTTTCCGAACTCATGCGGGCCGAGCCCGCACCGGTGGTTCTCGCGTGGATCCAGCGGAACTCGCGTGCCGGCCTGTACACCACGGCGATCACTGTCGCTGAGATCCGCTACGGCATTGCGCGGCTGCCGGCAGGGCAGCGCCGGGAGTCACTGCACCAGGCCGCCAACGAGATCTTTGCCGCCTTTCCCCGCCAAGTGCTGCCCTTCGACCTCGGCGCAGCCAGCGCCTATGCCGACGTCGTCGCCGGGCGGGACAGGCTCGGCCACCCGATCGACGGGTTCGACGCCCAGATCGCCGCCATCTGCCGCGCCCAAGCTGCCACCCTCGCCACCCGTAACACCAAGGACTTCACCGATACAGGGATCGGCGTCGTCGATCCCTGGCAGGAGCCGTCCGCCTGA
- a CDS encoding GNAT family N-acetyltransferase, giving the protein MAVNVKDVPEASRYEARVEGESTVAGFAQYIRTAELVAFVHTEVSPQYEGRGVGAALARAGLDEARAAGLLVLPTCPFIAGWIARHPEYRDLVYQSRSRVTD; this is encoded by the coding sequence ATGGCAGTGAATGTGAAGGATGTTCCCGAAGCTAGCCGGTACGAGGCTCGGGTGGAGGGTGAGTCCACGGTTGCGGGTTTCGCGCAGTACATCCGTACCGCGGAGTTGGTCGCGTTCGTGCACACGGAGGTCTCGCCTCAGTACGAGGGCAGAGGAGTGGGCGCGGCCCTGGCCCGTGCCGGTCTGGACGAGGCCCGCGCCGCGGGTCTGTTGGTGTTGCCGACCTGCCCGTTCATCGCGGGGTGGATCGCCCGGCATCCCGAGTACCGGGACCTGGTGTACCAGTCCCGCAGCAGAGTCACCGACTGA
- a CDS encoding LuxR family transcriptional regulator has protein sequence MELFGRRAETAVLDRLLDRAADRAGSGLVLWGEPGIGKTALLGYAVEAASDATVLRCRGTRMEAGLAFAALHELLWPVLDRLETLAVPQAAALRGALGMSRDPANRFLIGAAVLSLLSGLARERPVLVVVDDAQWVDEASAHCLGFVARRVATEPVAVLLTGHEDPASGPWEGLPTLEIGGLADDDARRLVSAVVPEADATLVERTVQAAGGNPLALHELPALDHETDGDSTLSPSGNAVSVGPRLRRAFRARFEALKPSTRALLLLAAAQGRGDRHVVHRAGAGWGVDTATWDAALRSGLLRASGARLEFRHPLIPAAVYDGSPFSERQAAHRALAEALPRDATMERAWHLAAAADGPDEDVATLLQHAAEECLRRSAGSMAARTLCRAAELSPEPGDAARRLAAAARAAWHAGQADTARQVLEEAERLGGVQPVVRLSGGLRGILEFAYGMPERAHHYLAGDMAVVTEARRAVELGTVAVRAAWTAGRSDLQQESLHRLRAVDTDGDATVSGLMPVLRNWWSCYDLSGEFPPPSPELASDAVGRLGTVAWELLPPVPLAQVWGVEARLLDVLRVQAAQLRRRHELTALALVLAQIAVLDTAAGRWGAAEAAAAEGLRLAEEVGAAHLATQSRSCLGVLAAARGDHRAVDKHTRGILRFSVPRGVRALTASAYWLRGRAALFDGRPQEALSDLLCLVESGHEASHATFALLAAVDTVEAAVQVGDGDVAESQIAMVQEWAQRSGATWARAAGHRLRALVQGGSAAEVSFRAALDVAGAGAQPFEYARTRLLYGEWLRRARRRADARTQLVAAAETFDRLDAGPLRGRALRELALTDRRGADPSTAAGLTVQELRVAQLAADRLTNREIAAQLLISPRTVGHHLANVYPKLGITSRAELARIDFDGDLRLS, from the coding sequence ATGGAGCTGTTCGGACGGCGCGCCGAGACCGCGGTGCTGGACCGGCTGCTGGATCGGGCGGCGGATCGCGCGGGTTCCGGGCTCGTGCTGTGGGGTGAGCCGGGCATCGGCAAGACCGCTCTGCTGGGGTACGCCGTCGAGGCGGCGTCCGACGCGACGGTGTTGCGGTGTCGGGGCACCCGGATGGAGGCAGGGCTCGCGTTCGCGGCGCTGCACGAACTGCTGTGGCCGGTGTTGGATCGGCTGGAGACGCTCGCGGTCCCGCAGGCTGCGGCGTTGCGGGGTGCGTTGGGCATGAGCCGGGACCCGGCCAACCGTTTCCTCATCGGCGCCGCCGTGCTGTCGTTGCTGTCCGGTCTTGCGCGGGAGCGACCGGTGCTGGTCGTGGTGGACGACGCGCAGTGGGTCGACGAGGCGAGCGCGCACTGCCTGGGGTTCGTCGCTCGTCGAGTGGCGACGGAGCCGGTCGCGGTGCTGCTGACCGGACACGAGGATCCTGCCTCGGGGCCGTGGGAGGGGCTGCCGACGTTGGAGATCGGCGGTCTGGCCGACGACGACGCCCGCCGGCTCGTGAGCGCCGTCGTGCCGGAGGCCGACGCGACGCTTGTCGAGCGGACAGTGCAGGCGGCGGGAGGCAACCCGTTGGCGCTGCACGAACTGCCCGCCCTCGATCACGAGACCGACGGCGATTCGACGCTGTCGCCGTCCGGGAACGCGGTGTCGGTGGGGCCACGGTTGCGGCGGGCATTCCGCGCACGGTTCGAGGCCCTGAAGCCGTCGACCCGGGCGTTGCTGCTGCTGGCTGCCGCCCAGGGTCGGGGCGACCGGCACGTGGTGCACCGGGCGGGGGCCGGTTGGGGCGTCGACACCGCCACCTGGGACGCGGCCCTGCGCTCGGGTCTGCTCCGTGCCTCGGGTGCCCGCCTGGAGTTCCGGCATCCGCTGATCCCGGCAGCCGTCTACGACGGTTCCCCCTTCTCGGAACGGCAGGCGGCGCATCGGGCGCTGGCCGAGGCTCTGCCGCGGGACGCCACCATGGAGCGGGCCTGGCACCTGGCGGCCGCTGCGGACGGGCCGGACGAGGACGTCGCCACGCTGCTGCAACACGCCGCCGAGGAATGTCTGCGACGCAGTGCGGGTTCGATGGCGGCGCGGACTCTGTGTCGGGCCGCCGAGCTGTCGCCGGAGCCGGGGGACGCCGCACGCCGGCTGGCTGCGGCCGCCCGCGCCGCTTGGCATGCCGGCCAGGCCGACACGGCGCGGCAGGTGCTCGAAGAGGCCGAACGCCTGGGCGGTGTGCAGCCCGTCGTCCGGCTGAGCGGGGGGCTGCGCGGGATCCTGGAGTTCGCGTACGGCATGCCTGAGCGTGCCCACCACTACCTGGCGGGCGACATGGCCGTGGTCACCGAGGCCCGACGCGCGGTGGAGCTGGGTACGGTCGCGGTCCGCGCCGCCTGGACTGCTGGTCGCTCCGACCTGCAGCAGGAGTCGCTGCACCGGCTGCGGGCCGTGGACACCGACGGTGACGCGACGGTGTCGGGGCTGATGCCCGTGCTGCGGAACTGGTGGTCCTGCTACGACCTGAGCGGCGAGTTTCCCCCGCCGTCCCCGGAGCTGGCCAGCGATGCCGTCGGTCGGCTCGGTACGGTCGCCTGGGAGTTGCTTCCGCCCGTACCGTTGGCCCAGGTCTGGGGCGTGGAGGCTCGGCTGCTCGACGTGCTGCGGGTGCAGGCCGCACAGCTGCGACGTCGACACGAGCTCACCGCGTTGGCGCTGGTGTTGGCGCAGATCGCGGTCCTCGACACGGCGGCGGGCCGGTGGGGTGCTGCCGAGGCGGCGGCGGCCGAGGGCCTGCGGTTGGCCGAGGAGGTCGGGGCGGCGCACCTCGCCACGCAGAGCCGTAGTTGCCTGGGCGTACTGGCTGCGGCCCGGGGCGACCATCGCGCCGTCGACAAGCACACCAGGGGGATCCTGCGATTCTCGGTACCGCGTGGGGTGCGGGCGCTCACCGCGTCGGCGTACTGGCTTCGTGGCCGGGCGGCGCTGTTCGACGGTCGTCCGCAGGAGGCGCTGAGCGACCTGCTGTGCCTCGTCGAGTCGGGCCACGAGGCGTCCCATGCCACCTTCGCGTTGCTCGCCGCCGTGGACACCGTCGAAGCGGCGGTGCAGGTCGGTGACGGCGACGTCGCCGAGTCTCAGATCGCCATGGTGCAGGAGTGGGCGCAGCGGTCGGGGGCGACCTGGGCCCGCGCGGCCGGTCATCGTCTCCGGGCCCTCGTCCAGGGCGGCTCGGCGGCCGAGGTCTCGTTCCGAGCCGCCCTGGACGTCGCGGGAGCGGGGGCGCAGCCGTTCGAGTACGCCCGCACTCGGCTGCTGTACGGGGAGTGGCTGCGGCGCGCACGTCGCCGGGCCGACGCCCGTACTCAGCTGGTCGCCGCAGCCGAGACCTTCGACCGCCTGGACGCGGGCCCCCTGCGGGGGCGGGCGCTACGCGAGCTGGCGCTGACCGACCGGCGTGGGGCCGATCCTTCGACCGCTGCGGGGTTGACCGTGCAGGAGTTGCGGGTGGCGCAGTTGGCTGCGGACCGTCTGACCAACCGGGAGATCGCGGCGCAGCTGTTGATCAGTCCCCGTACGGTCGGCCACCACCTGGCCAACGTCTATCCCAAGTTGGGCATCACCTCGCGTGCCGAGCTAGCCAGGATCGACTTCGACGGGGACCTGCGGCTCAGCTAG
- a CDS encoding Arc family DNA-binding protein, whose protein sequence is MAALSIRDLDDAVREKLRRRAAQHGRSMEAEIRDILTRAVAEDAPVNDLFGALTDRFARLGGVELELPSRSTSPRAASLPE, encoded by the coding sequence ATGGCAGCGCTCAGCATCAGAGATCTCGACGACGCGGTGCGGGAGAAGTTGCGCCGTCGCGCTGCGCAGCATGGCCGATCGATGGAGGCCGAGATCCGCGACATCCTCACCAGGGCAGTCGCCGAGGATGCGCCGGTGAATGACCTATTCGGCGCACTCACTGATCGATTCGCCAGACTCGGGGGCGTCGAACTGGAGCTGCCGTCTCGGTCGACATCACCCCGCGCAGCGAGCCTGCCCGAATGA